The sequence GCCTCAGACCGCGGCGGCGCAGTGCATTGACGAGCGTGACGATCACCCGGGCGCCCGAAGCGCCGATCGGATGCCCCAATGCGCAGGCGCCGCCGTGGACGTTCACCTTTTCCGCATCGAGGCCGAGCTCGCGCATTGCCGCCATCGGCACCACCGCGAAGGCCTCGTTGATTTCGAAAAGATCGACATCGCCGATTTCCCAGCCGGTGCGCCGGCAGAGTGCTTTGATCGCCCCTATCGGCGCCGTCGGAAAGAGGCTGGGGGCATCCGCATGGGTGGCATGACCGCAGATCATCGCCAGAGGCGCAATGCCCTGTTTATCTGCCGCCGACCGGCGCATCAGCACCAGCGCCGCCGCGCCGTCGGAAATCGAAGAGGCGTTCGCGGCCGTGATCGTGCCGCCGTCGCGAAAAGCCGGTTTCAACAGGGGAATCTTGTCGAGCCGCGCCTTCTGCGGCTGCTCGTCCAGGCTGACGGTCCGCTCCCCCTTGCCTGAGGCGATGCTCAAGGGGACGATCTCCTCCGCAAAGCTGCCATCGGCACTTGCCTTCTGTGCCCTCTCGAGGGACGCAATGGCATATTCGTCCTGGGCGCTGCGGGTGAATTGATAGGCTTCCGCGCAATCCTCGGCAAAGGTGCCCATCAGGCGTCCCTTGTCATAGGCATCCTCAAGGCCGTCGAGGAACATGTGGTCCAGAACCTTCTGGTGCCCTATTCGGTAGCCCTGCCGCGCGCGATCGAGCAGATAGGGAGCATTGGTCATGCTTTCCATGCCGCCCGCGACCACGATCGAGGCGGATTCCGCCTT is a genomic window of Sinorhizobium arboris LMG 14919 containing:
- a CDS encoding acetyl-CoA C-acyltransferase; the encoded protein is MNNHDPVVIVGQARTPLGGFQGELKDLSAADLGAAAIADALKRAGVAPEMVDEVMFGCVLTAGQGQAPARQAALGAGLPPGVGATTVNKMCGSGMKAAMLAHDLIKAESASIVVAGGMESMTNAPYLLDRARQGYRIGHQKVLDHMFLDGLEDAYDKGRLMGTFAEDCAEAYQFTRSAQDEYAIASLERAQKASADGSFAEEIVPLSIASGKGERTVSLDEQPQKARLDKIPLLKPAFRDGGTITAANASSISDGAAALVLMRRSAADKQGIAPLAMICGHATHADAPSLFPTAPIGAIKALCRRTGWEIGDVDLFEINEAFAVVPMAAMRELGLDAEKVNVHGGACALGHPIGASGARVIVTLVNALRRRGLRRGIASVCIGGGEATAVAVEISG